A region from the Streptomyces lydicus genome encodes:
- a CDS encoding holo-ACP synthase, producing MIIGVGIDVAEIERFGAALERTPELAQRLFLAEELILPSGERRGIASLAARFAAKEALAKALGAPGGLHWSDAEVYVEDSGQPRLRVRGTVEARAKELGVRSWHVSLSHDAGVASAVVIAEG from the coding sequence GTGATCATCGGGGTCGGGATCGATGTCGCCGAGATCGAGCGCTTCGGCGCGGCGCTGGAGCGTACGCCGGAGCTGGCGCAGCGGCTGTTCCTCGCCGAGGAGCTGATACTGCCCAGCGGTGAGCGGCGCGGCATCGCCTCGCTGGCGGCCCGGTTCGCCGCCAAGGAGGCGCTGGCCAAGGCGCTCGGGGCACCGGGCGGGCTGCACTGGAGCGATGCCGAGGTGTACGTCGAGGACAGTGGGCAGCCGCGGCTGAGGGTACGGGGCACGGTCGAGGCCCGGGCGAAGGAGCTCGGGGTCCGGTCGTGGCATGTGTCGCTGAGCCATGACGCGGGGGTCGCCTCGGCCGTGGTGATCGCCGAGGGGTGA
- a CDS encoding NAD(P)H-hydrate dehydratase — protein MRTAYSVETVRAAERELMARLPEGALMQRAAAGLATACAELLGRVYGARVVLLVGSGDNGGDALYAGARLARRGAGAAAVLLSPDKAHRGGLAALRAAGGRVSADARRDIARAALVVDGIVGIGGRGGLRPEAAELVQEAWESAPVVAVDLPSGVDADSGEVAGDAVRADATVTFGAYKPGLLIDPAHERAGALRLVDIGLTLPHEADVEALQHADVAGLLPRPAPESDKYRRGVVGVVAGSARYPGAAVLAVAGALRGGAGAVRYVGPAAEAVLAHFPETLVHAGPPDKAGRVQSWVIGPGIGEESGALEDVLAAEVPVLVDADGLRFLTPRRVAERPAPTLLTPHAGEAAALLGRGREEVEAARLACVRELAARYGATVLLKGSTTLVAEADGPVRVNPTGSSWLATAGSGDVLSGLTGSLLAAGLTARDAGSVGAYLHGLAARRAAGPAGAPILASEVAGHLAAAWRDVTD, from the coding sequence ATGAGGACTGCCTACAGCGTGGAGACCGTACGGGCCGCGGAGCGAGAGCTCATGGCCCGCCTGCCCGAAGGGGCCCTGATGCAGCGGGCGGCGGCCGGACTGGCCACGGCCTGCGCGGAGTTGCTGGGGCGGGTGTACGGAGCCCGGGTGGTGCTGCTGGTGGGCAGCGGCGACAACGGCGGGGACGCGCTGTACGCCGGTGCCCGGCTGGCGCGGCGGGGGGCCGGAGCGGCGGCGGTGCTGCTCTCGCCCGACAAGGCGCACCGGGGCGGGCTGGCCGCGCTGCGGGCCGCCGGGGGGCGTGTCTCGGCCGACGCCCGGCGGGACATCGCGCGGGCCGCGCTGGTCGTGGACGGGATCGTCGGGATCGGCGGGCGGGGCGGGCTGCGCCCGGAGGCCGCCGAACTCGTGCAGGAGGCATGGGAGTCGGCGCCGGTGGTGGCGGTGGACCTGCCCAGCGGAGTGGACGCGGACAGCGGCGAGGTCGCCGGGGACGCCGTACGGGCCGATGCCACGGTGACGTTCGGCGCGTACAAACCCGGGCTGCTGATCGATCCGGCGCACGAGCGGGCGGGCGCGCTGCGGCTGGTGGACATCGGGCTCACGCTGCCGCACGAGGCCGACGTCGAGGCCTTGCAGCACGCGGACGTGGCCGGGCTGCTGCCGCGTCCGGCGCCCGAGAGCGACAAGTACCGGCGGGGCGTGGTCGGGGTGGTCGCCGGGTCCGCGCGGTATCCGGGGGCGGCGGTGCTCGCGGTGGCGGGCGCCCTGCGGGGCGGCGCGGGGGCGGTGCGCTACGTCGGGCCGGCCGCCGAGGCGGTGCTGGCGCACTTCCCGGAGACGCTGGTGCACGCCGGGCCGCCGGACAAGGCGGGCCGGGTGCAGTCGTGGGTGATCGGCCCCGGCATCGGCGAGGAGTCGGGCGCGCTGGAGGACGTGCTGGCGGCGGAGGTTCCGGTGCTGGTGGACGCGGACGGGCTGCGGTTCCTGACGCCGCGCCGGGTCGCCGAGCGCCCGGCCCCGACCCTGCTGACGCCGCATGCGGGGGAGGCCGCCGCGCTGCTCGGGCGCGGGCGCGAGGAGGTCGAGGCGGCCCGGCTGGCCTGTGTGCGGGAGCTGGCGGCGCGGTACGGCGCCACGGTGCTGCTCAAGGGCTCGACGACGCTGGTGGCGGAGGCGGACGGGCCGGTGCGGGTCAATCCCACGGGCAGCAGCTGGCTGGCGACGGCCGGGAGCGGGGATGTGCTGTCGGGGCTGACGGGCTCCTTGCTCGCCGCGGGACTCACGGCGCGGGACGCGGGATCGGTCGGTGCGTATCTGCACGGGCTGGCGGCCCGCCGGGCGGCCGGGCCGGCCGGCGCCCCGATCCTCGCCTCGGAGGTCGCGGGCCATCTGGCGGCGGCCTGGCGGGATGTGACGGACTGA
- a CDS encoding L,D-transpeptidase: protein MKRTLPALLVCASLLVVAGPPAVAVAPSPTVAVRHASARAVTQPSVAYGPSDLVPGVPRAVREPGRQLHIEYVPRSEAQRPGTRALRCSAATGPYQRQAERYLGREADGRQSAGDCRAIRRFQQAHSIAPASGFAGPVTGAMVRVMRAKKDPNRAGHCPDRAERTVCVDLNRQLMWVQQDGRVILDPVAIRSGAPTMETRTGTYRIYLRHRRHISNLYGTSMPYAQFFDRGEALHGVYEDIFSGAGSHGCVNLTMTDARRAWEVLDKGDIVHVWGRKPGV, encoded by the coding sequence ATGAAACGCACTCTTCCGGCGCTGCTGGTCTGCGCCTCGTTGCTCGTTGTCGCCGGGCCGCCCGCGGTGGCCGTGGCACCGTCGCCCACCGTGGCCGTGAGGCATGCGTCCGCGCGGGCCGTGACGCAGCCGTCCGTCGCGTACGGACCGTCCGACCTGGTCCCCGGTGTCCCGCGCGCGGTACGGGAGCCGGGGCGGCAGCTGCACATCGAGTACGTGCCGCGGTCCGAGGCGCAGCGCCCCGGCACCCGGGCGCTGCGCTGCAGTGCCGCCACCGGGCCCTACCAGCGGCAGGCGGAGCGCTATCTGGGGCGCGAGGCCGACGGGCGGCAGAGCGCGGGGGACTGCCGGGCGATCCGGCGGTTCCAGCAGGCGCACAGCATCGCGCCGGCGTCCGGCTTCGCGGGGCCGGTCACGGGGGCGATGGTGCGGGTGATGCGGGCGAAGAAGGACCCCAACCGGGCCGGTCACTGCCCCGACCGGGCCGAGCGGACCGTGTGCGTCGATCTGAACCGGCAGCTGATGTGGGTGCAGCAGGACGGGCGGGTGATCCTCGACCCGGTGGCGATCCGCTCCGGCGCGCCGACCATGGAGACCCGCACCGGTACGTACCGGATCTATCTGCGGCACCGCCGGCACATCTCCAACCTGTACGGCACCTCCATGCCGTACGCCCAGTTCTTCGACCGCGGGGAGGCGCTGCACGGCGTCTACGAGGACATCTTCTCCGGGGCCGGCTCGCACGGCTGCGTCAACCTCACCATGACGGATGCGCGCAGGGCCTGGGAAGTGCTCGACAAGGGCGACATCGTGCACGTCTGGGGGCGGAAACCCGGCGTGTGA
- the alr gene encoding alanine racemase has protein sequence MNETVKRARAAIDVAAVRSNVRALRDRAPRAELMAVVKSDGYGHGAVRCARAAREAGAGWLGTALPEEAFALRAAGDTGRLLCWLWTPGGPWRRAIEQDIDVAVSGLWALDEVRAAARACGRTARVQLKVDTGLGRNGCTPADWPELTAAARAAEAEGTAVVTGVWSHFACADEPGHPSIAAQLDVFHAALKTAETAGLRPEVRHIANTPALLTLPEAHFDLVRTGIGIYGLSPSPEVGTSRDFGLRPAMTLEASLASVKRVPGGHGVSYGHHYTTSGETTLALVPLGYADGIPRHASGVGPVLVAGAWRTVAGRVAMDQFVVDLGGEHAEPGDTAVLFGPGDRGEPTAEDWAEVAETIGYEIVTRIGSRVPRVYVDSGTGSEAEGDSALTGGTA, from the coding sequence ATGAACGAGACAGTGAAGCGTGCCCGTGCCGCCATCGACGTCGCCGCCGTGCGGTCGAACGTCCGTGCGCTGCGGGACCGTGCACCCCGGGCAGAGCTGATGGCCGTGGTCAAGTCCGACGGCTACGGGCACGGGGCGGTGCGCTGTGCGCGCGCCGCCCGTGAGGCCGGTGCGGGCTGGCTGGGCACGGCGCTGCCCGAGGAGGCGTTCGCGCTGCGGGCGGCCGGTGACACCGGGCGGCTGCTGTGCTGGCTGTGGACGCCCGGCGGCCCCTGGCGGCGGGCGATCGAGCAGGACATCGACGTCGCGGTGAGCGGGCTGTGGGCGCTCGACGAGGTGCGGGCGGCGGCACGGGCGTGCGGCCGCACCGCCCGCGTCCAGCTCAAGGTGGACACCGGCCTCGGCCGTAACGGCTGCACGCCCGCCGACTGGCCGGAGCTGACCGCCGCGGCCCGCGCCGCCGAGGCCGAGGGCACGGCGGTCGTCACCGGCGTCTGGTCGCACTTCGCCTGCGCCGACGAGCCCGGACACCCCTCGATCGCCGCCCAGCTGGACGTCTTCCACGCGGCGCTGAAGACCGCCGAGACGGCCGGGCTGCGCCCCGAGGTGCGGCACATCGCCAACACCCCGGCGCTGCTGACGCTGCCCGAGGCGCACTTCGACCTGGTCCGCACCGGCATCGGCATCTACGGCCTCTCGCCCAGCCCCGAGGTCGGCACCTCCCGGGACTTCGGGCTGCGGCCGGCGATGACCCTGGAGGCCTCGCTCGCGTCGGTCAAGCGCGTCCCGGGCGGCCACGGTGTGTCGTACGGGCACCACTACACGACGTCCGGCGAGACCACCCTGGCGCTGGTCCCGCTCGGCTACGCCGACGGCATCCCGCGCCATGCCTCCGGCGTCGGCCCCGTGCTGGTCGCAGGCGCGTGGCGGACGGTCGCCGGGCGGGTCGCGATGGACCAGTTCGTGGTCGACCTGGGCGGCGAGCACGCCGAGCCGGGCGATACGGCCGTGCTGTTCGGCCCCGGGGACCGCGGGGAGCCGACCGCCGAGGACTGGGCCGAGGTGGCCGAAACCATCGGGTATGAGATCGTCACCCGGATCGGATCCCGGGTGCCGCGCGTCTATGTGGACAGCGGCACGGGGAGCGAAGCCGAAGGAGACAGCGCGCTCACGGGGGGTACGGCATGA
- a CDS encoding alpha/beta fold hydrolase — translation MTEGQEAAAQAVETAAEVAGNWAKAGRHAGVAGAAIGVVAAGAAAGVAIERLTVGRGMRRRARLALDAAGPYGTLRGTPGAAVAEDGTELYYEVDEPGPPEKDDAAVKGPVNGKHSKHGKSDRSAKPVRGKEARAAQEAHGGLRKRLTAALGRRSQAPTVVFSHGYCLSQDSWHFQRSALRGTVRTVHWDQRSHGRSSRGHGQIDGTEPVTIDLLGRDLKAVLDAAVPEGPIVLVGHSMGGMTVMALADQFPEYVAQRVVGVALIGTSAGRLSEVGFGLPSMGVKAFHWLAPGVLKALGWQREIVERGRRATADLFAGLIKRYSFGTPEKVDPGIARFGERLIEATPIDVVAEFFPAFAVHDKTEALVAYDAVPALVLAGESDLITPADHSRTIAEVLPDADLVCVPGAGHLVMLERPELVNEHLVSLVERASAAARSSRHARA, via the coding sequence ATGACCGAGGGGCAGGAAGCCGCCGCGCAGGCGGTCGAGACCGCGGCCGAGGTGGCCGGCAACTGGGCGAAGGCGGGCCGGCACGCGGGTGTCGCCGGCGCCGCGATCGGCGTGGTCGCGGCGGGCGCCGCGGCCGGTGTGGCGATAGAGCGGCTGACCGTCGGCCGCGGGATGCGGCGCCGCGCCCGGCTGGCGCTGGACGCCGCGGGCCCGTACGGCACGCTGCGCGGCACCCCGGGCGCCGCGGTCGCCGAGGACGGCACCGAGCTGTACTACGAGGTCGACGAGCCGGGCCCGCCGGAGAAGGACGACGCGGCGGTCAAGGGCCCGGTGAACGGCAAGCATTCCAAGCACGGCAAGAGCGACCGGTCCGCCAAACCGGTCCGCGGCAAGGAGGCCCGCGCCGCGCAGGAGGCCCACGGCGGGCTGCGCAAGCGGCTGACGGCGGCGCTGGGACGGCGCTCGCAGGCCCCCACGGTCGTCTTCAGCCACGGCTACTGCCTGAGCCAGGACTCCTGGCACTTCCAGCGCTCCGCGCTGCGCGGCACGGTGCGCACCGTCCACTGGGACCAGCGCAGCCACGGCCGCTCCTCGCGCGGTCACGGCCAGATCGACGGCACGGAACCGGTCACCATCGACCTGCTGGGCCGGGACCTGAAGGCGGTGCTGGACGCCGCGGTCCCCGAGGGCCCGATCGTGCTGGTCGGGCACTCCATGGGCGGGATGACGGTGATGGCGCTGGCCGACCAGTTCCCCGAGTACGTCGCGCAGCGGGTGGTCGGGGTGGCCCTCATCGGTACCTCGGCGGGCCGGCTCAGCGAGGTCGGCTTCGGGCTGCCGTCCATGGGCGTCAAGGCCTTCCACTGGCTCGCGCCGGGCGTCCTCAAGGCGCTGGGCTGGCAGCGCGAGATCGTCGAGCGCGGGCGGCGGGCCACCGCCGACCTCTTCGCGGGGCTGATCAAGCGCTACTCCTTCGGGACGCCGGAGAAGGTGGACCCGGGGATCGCCCGCTTCGGCGAGCGGCTGATCGAGGCGACCCCGATCGATGTGGTCGCCGAGTTCTTCCCGGCGTTCGCGGTGCACGACAAGACCGAGGCGCTGGTGGCGTACGACGCGGTGCCCGCGCTGGTGCTCGCCGGGGAGAGCGATCTGATCACCCCCGCCGACCACAGCCGGACGATCGCCGAGGTGCTGCCGGACGCGGACCTGGTGTGCGTCCCCGGCGCCGGGCATCTGGTGATGCTGGAGCGGCCCGAGCTGGTCAATGAACATCTGGTGTCGCTGGTGGAACGGGCGAGCGCGGCGGCCCGCAGCTCGCGGCACGCCCGCGCCTGA
- the tsaE gene encoding tRNA (adenosine(37)-N6)-threonylcarbamoyltransferase complex ATPase subunit type 1 TsaE — protein sequence MSTTAAIAHVTVKSPAQMQELGRRLAPLLRPGDLVLLTGELGAGKTTLTRGLGEGLGVRGAVTSPTFVIARVHPSLTGGPALVHVDAYRLGGGLDEMEDLDLDVSLPESVVVVEWGDGKVEELSEDRLHVVIGRAVGADAPGGAGGHPEDDVDDVREVTVTGLGARWADAGLLALETC from the coding sequence ATGAGCACCACCGCAGCGATTGCGCATGTCACCGTCAAGTCCCCCGCACAGATGCAGGAGTTGGGCCGCCGGCTGGCCCCGCTGCTGCGCCCCGGCGACCTGGTACTGCTCACCGGTGAGCTGGGCGCCGGCAAGACGACGCTGACCCGTGGCCTGGGCGAGGGGCTGGGTGTCCGCGGCGCCGTGACCTCGCCCACCTTCGTCATCGCCCGGGTGCACCCCTCGCTGACCGGCGGCCCCGCGCTGGTGCACGTCGACGCGTACCGGCTCGGCGGCGGGCTGGACGAGATGGAGGACCTGGACCTCGATGTCTCGCTGCCGGAGTCGGTGGTGGTCGTGGAGTGGGGCGACGGCAAGGTCGAGGAGCTGTCCGAGGACCGGCTGCACGTGGTCATCGGGCGCGCCGTCGGGGCCGATGCGCCCGGTGGTGCGGGCGGGCATCCCGAGGACGACGTGGACGATGTGCGCGAGGTGACGGTCACCGGCCTCGGCGCACGCTGGGCGGACGCCGGTCTGCTCGCGCTGGAGACCTGCTGA
- a CDS encoding L,D-transpeptidase, translated as MPAKSSTIVTALTTAAVVVVGVLGYQAAASAPDTLTQTRKDPRHSAPKSPPERSGKKDKAPAAAPVPPSSGKGRRIVYSLDAKRVWLVGADDKAVRTYPVTPSTVSPPLGAYAVASRSVSVTGSDGIAIEHVVRFAAVEGVTVGFSAAVDGSMPDPGSAKRTGGIRESRTDGKAMWDFALHGTKVVVVS; from the coding sequence GTGCCCGCTAAGAGCAGCACGATCGTCACCGCGCTGACCACGGCTGCCGTGGTCGTGGTCGGTGTGCTCGGCTACCAGGCCGCGGCGTCCGCTCCGGACACCCTCACCCAGACCCGCAAGGACCCCCGCCACAGCGCGCCCAAGAGCCCGCCGGAGCGCAGCGGCAAGAAGGACAAGGCCCCCGCTGCGGCCCCGGTCCCGCCCTCGTCCGGCAAGGGCCGGCGGATCGTCTACTCGCTGGACGCCAAGCGGGTCTGGCTGGTCGGCGCGGACGACAAGGCGGTGCGTACGTACCCGGTCACGCCGAGCACGGTCAGCCCGCCGCTGGGCGCGTACGCGGTCGCCTCGCGTTCGGTGAGCGTCACGGGCTCGGACGGCATCGCGATCGAGCATGTGGTGCGGTTCGCGGCTGTGGAAGGCGTCACCGTCGGCTTCAGCGCGGCGGTCGACGGCTCCATGCCCGACCCGGGCTCGGCGAAGCGGACCGGCGGCATCCGTGAGTCGCGGACCGACGGCAAGGCGATGTGGGACTTCGCCCTGCACGGCACCAAGGTCGTCGTGGTCTCCTGA
- the tsaB gene encoding tRNA (adenosine(37)-N6)-threonylcarbamoyltransferase complex dimerization subunit type 1 TsaB: protein MLLLALDTATPAVTVALHDGTRVLAESRQVDARRHGELLLPAVDRVLAEAGKKLDAVSDIVVGVGPGPYTGLRVGLVTAATFGAALGVPVHGLCSLDGLAYASGLTEPFVVATDARRKEVYWARYGDARTRLTEPAVDRPADLADQVAGVPAVGAGAVLYDTVFTGLRREAPEHQSAGALAALAAEKLAAGEELPPPRPLYLRRPDAQVPANYKVVTPR from the coding sequence GTGCTGCTGCTAGCTCTTGACACCGCCACCCCCGCCGTCACCGTCGCGCTCCACGACGGCACCCGGGTCCTCGCCGAGTCCCGCCAGGTGGATGCGCGCCGCCACGGCGAGCTGCTGCTGCCCGCCGTCGACCGGGTGCTGGCCGAGGCGGGGAAAAAGCTCGATGCCGTCAGCGACATCGTGGTCGGCGTGGGCCCGGGCCCGTACACCGGCCTGCGGGTCGGCCTGGTGACCGCCGCGACCTTCGGGGCGGCCCTCGGCGTCCCGGTCCACGGCCTGTGCTCCCTGGACGGCCTCGCCTACGCCTCCGGGCTCACCGAGCCCTTCGTCGTGGCCACCGACGCCCGCCGCAAGGAGGTGTACTGGGCGCGCTACGGCGATGCCCGTACCCGCCTGACCGAGCCCGCCGTCGACCGCCCCGCGGACCTCGCCGACCAGGTGGCCGGCGTCCCCGCCGTGGGCGCGGGCGCGGTGCTCTACGACACGGTCTTCACCGGCCTGCGGCGCGAGGCCCCCGAGCACCAGTCGGCCGGGGCGCTGGCCGCACTGGCCGCGGAGAAGCTGGCCGCGGGCGAGGAGCTGCCGCCCCCGCGGCCGCTGTACCTGCGCCGCCCGGACGCCCAGGTGCCCGCCAATTACAAGGTGGTCACTCCCCGGTGA
- the rimI gene encoding ribosomal protein S18-alanine N-acetyltransferase: MRWWDIAPVLELERELFPEDAWSPGMFWSELAHARGPYATRRYLVAELEVPRPDGGRESRLVGYGGLAAVDGTGDIQTIATAREMWGTGLGARLLTELLGAATDFECHEVLLEVRVDNVRAQRLYERFGFEPIGFRRGYYQPGNVDALVMRRTTQTSSEAPSVQGT; encoded by the coding sequence ATGCGCTGGTGGGACATCGCGCCGGTGCTGGAGCTGGAACGGGAGCTCTTCCCCGAGGACGCCTGGTCGCCGGGCATGTTCTGGTCCGAGCTGGCCCATGCGCGCGGCCCGTACGCGACCCGCCGCTACCTCGTCGCCGAACTGGAGGTGCCGCGGCCGGATGGCGGGCGGGAAAGCCGGCTGGTCGGCTACGGCGGGCTGGCCGCCGTCGACGGCACCGGCGACATCCAGACCATCGCCACCGCCCGCGAGATGTGGGGCACCGGCCTCGGCGCCCGGCTGCTGACCGAACTCCTCGGCGCCGCGACGGACTTCGAATGCCACGAGGTGCTGCTGGAGGTGCGGGTCGACAACGTGCGCGCCCAGCGCCTCTACGAGCGCTTCGGCTTCGAGCCGATCGGTTTCCGCCGCGGCTACTACCAGCCCGGCAACGTCGACGCCCTGGTCATGCGGCGCACCACCCAGACCTCCTCCGAAGCACCCTCCGTACAAGGAACTTGA
- the tsaD gene encoding tRNA (adenosine(37)-N6)-threonylcarbamoyltransferase complex transferase subunit TsaD — translation MADSRGGPLVLGIETSCDETGVGIVQGHTLLADAVASSVDEHARYGGVVPEVASRAHLEAMVPTIQRALKDAGVAASDLDGIAVTAGPGLSGALLVGVSAAKAYAYALGKPLYGVNHLASHICVDQLEHGPLPEPTMALLVSGGHSSLLLAPDITSDVRPLGSTIDDAAGEAFDKIARVLHLGFPGGPVIDRYAREGNPDAIRFPRGLTGPRDPVYDFSFSGLKTAVARWIEAKRAAGEEVPVADVSASFQEAVVDVLTRKAVRACKDNGVDHLMIGGGVAANSRLRAMAERRCEDAGITLRVPRPKLCTDNGAMVAALGAEMVARGRSASAWDLSADSSLPVTEPHVPGETGEEPSGAAHHHDHDHDHVHETSKQNLYS, via the coding sequence ATGGCTGACTCACGCGGCGGACCGCTCGTCCTCGGCATCGAGACCTCCTGCGACGAGACCGGTGTCGGCATCGTCCAGGGCCACACCCTCCTCGCCGACGCGGTCGCCTCCAGCGTCGACGAGCACGCCCGCTACGGCGGTGTGGTGCCGGAAGTGGCCTCGCGCGCCCACCTGGAGGCGATGGTCCCCACCATCCAGCGCGCGCTGAAGGACGCCGGGGTCGCGGCGAGCGACCTGGACGGGATCGCGGTCACCGCGGGACCGGGCCTGTCCGGTGCGCTGCTGGTCGGCGTCTCGGCCGCCAAGGCGTACGCCTACGCCCTCGGCAAGCCGCTCTACGGCGTCAACCACCTCGCCTCGCACATCTGCGTCGACCAGCTGGAGCACGGCCCGCTGCCCGAGCCGACGATGGCGCTGCTGGTGTCCGGCGGCCACTCCTCCCTCCTGCTGGCCCCGGACATCACCTCCGACGTACGGCCGCTGGGCTCGACGATCGACGACGCGGCGGGCGAGGCCTTCGACAAGATCGCGCGGGTGCTGCACCTCGGCTTCCCGGGCGGCCCGGTCATCGACCGCTACGCACGCGAGGGCAACCCCGACGCGATCCGCTTCCCGCGCGGACTGACCGGCCCCCGCGACCCGGTCTACGACTTCTCCTTCTCCGGCCTGAAGACGGCTGTCGCCCGCTGGATCGAGGCCAAGCGGGCGGCCGGCGAGGAGGTGCCGGTGGCGGACGTCTCGGCGTCCTTCCAGGAGGCCGTGGTGGACGTGCTGACCCGTAAGGCCGTCCGGGCCTGCAAGGACAACGGCGTGGACCACCTGATGATCGGCGGCGGGGTCGCGGCCAACTCCCGGCTGCGGGCGATGGCCGAGCGCCGCTGCGAGGACGCCGGGATCACCCTGCGGGTGCCGCGGCCCAAGCTGTGCACCGACAACGGCGCGATGGTGGCCGCCCTGGGCGCCGAGATGGTGGCGCGGGGCCGGTCCGCCTCCGCCTGGGACCTCTCCGCCGACTCGTCCCTGCCGGTCACCGAACCGCATGTGCCCGGGGAGACCGGCGAGGAGCCGTCCGGCGCCGCGCACCACCACGATCACGATCACGATCACGTCCACGAGACCAGCAAGCAGAACCTCTACTCCTGA
- a CDS encoding class I SAM-dependent methyltransferase, translating into MNDLDAFVGLLAPEGQSLLAELRDHTPSDELAAATRLRRTYPAPLVSAALGQAQLRQRAVAKFGADAGRMYFTPNGVEQSTRATVAAHRAARLAALGVRTLADLCCGIGGDAIALARAGIRVLAVDRDPLACAAARANAEALGLAELIEVRCADVTEVDTAGYDAVFVDPARRSKARGGRIFDPEAYSPPLSWAIEAARKAPVAALKIAPGVPHEALPEDAETEWISDGGDVKEAVVWFGAAKDAAEDTAAGAAEDRAKDAAQDGADRIAPGGRRATLLPAGDSLLGAGLPDPEPGPVGDWLYEPDGAVIRSHLVADVARQIGGRLIDPTIAYLTADRRTETPYATAYAITDVLPFHVKRLKALLREREVGIAVIKKRGSAVEPEELRRKLKLGGGRNSCTIFLTRVAGAPMMLLGHPAADTP; encoded by the coding sequence GTGAACGACCTAGACGCTTTCGTCGGCCTCCTCGCCCCGGAGGGGCAATCGCTGCTGGCCGAGCTGCGGGACCACACCCCGTCGGACGAGCTCGCGGCAGCGACCCGGCTGCGGCGCACGTACCCCGCGCCATTGGTCTCCGCCGCGCTGGGCCAAGCCCAGCTACGGCAGCGCGCGGTGGCGAAGTTCGGGGCGGACGCGGGCCGGATGTACTTCACGCCGAACGGGGTGGAGCAGTCCACCCGGGCCACGGTCGCCGCCCACCGCGCCGCGCGGCTCGCGGCGCTGGGCGTGCGGACGCTGGCGGACCTGTGCTGCGGCATCGGCGGTGACGCGATCGCGCTGGCCAGGGCCGGGATCCGGGTGCTGGCCGTCGACCGTGACCCGCTGGCCTGTGCCGCGGCCCGGGCCAACGCCGAGGCGCTGGGGCTCGCGGAGCTGATCGAGGTGCGCTGTGCGGATGTCACGGAGGTGGACACCGCCGGGTATGACGCGGTGTTCGTCGATCCGGCGCGGCGCAGCAAGGCCAGGGGCGGCCGGATCTTCGACCCCGAGGCGTATTCGCCGCCGCTGTCGTGGGCGATCGAGGCGGCCCGTAAGGCACCGGTCGCGGCGTTGAAGATCGCGCCGGGGGTGCCGCACGAGGCGCTGCCCGAGGACGCCGAGACGGAGTGGATCTCGGACGGGGGCGACGTCAAGGAAGCCGTGGTGTGGTTCGGCGCGGCAAAGGACGCGGCAGAAGACACGGCGGCGGGCGCCGCGGAGGACAGGGCAAAAGACGCGGCGCAGGACGGCGCCGACCGCATCGCGCCCGGCGGCCGCCGGGCCACGCTGCTTCCGGCCGGGGACTCACTGCTGGGCGCGGGGCTGCCGGACCCCGAGCCGGGGCCGGTCGGGGACTGGTTGTACGAGCCGGACGGGGCGGTGATCCGCTCCCATCTGGTCGCGGATGTCGCCCGGCAGATCGGCGGGCGGCTGATCGATCCGACGATCGCGTACCTGACCGCGGACCGGCGGACCGAGACGCCGTACGCGACCGCCTACGCGATCACCGATGTGCTGCCGTTCCATGTGAAGAGGCTCAAGGCGTTGCTGCGGGAGCGCGAGGTCGGCATCGCGGTGATCAAGAAGCGCGGCTCGGCGGTGGAGCCGGAGGAGCTGCGCAGGAAGCTGAAGCTCGGCGGCGGCCGCAACTCCTGCACGATCTTCCTGACCCGGGTTGCCGGCGCCCCCATGATGCTGCTGGGGCACCCGGCGGCGGACACCCCCTGA